The genome window CAAAAAGACTCATATCCTGAAGCCTTTTGTTATATCAACATAGATATGAGTTTGTAAACTATTGTACTTAAAGTAACAGGTGCTTTAGTTTAATAAACTAGGCTGTTACTTGCCATGGCTAAAGCTATATTATGCTAATGTGCCAAAACCCACCATAACTCTTAAATAATGCGGTTCAAGGTGCGGCATTTTATTTTTTTTAGGAGAAAATGCTTTGGCTTTGAAAAAAATAGTAATCAAATTAAGTTACCTATGCTGGCCTATCAAGTTACCGACGACTTTCTAGTAATGGCAGCTAATGTATCGTTCGATGGATTGTACTTATCGTATGAACGCTTAAATCATTAAACGTCTAAAACCATGCTAAATAAGGTCTAGACGTTTCTTTATTATTCAATAATCTAGTTAATAGAAAAATGAACACTACTTCTTAAATAATACTGTGCATTAGTATAAACCAAATAGAGAGTCTAGCTGGAGTTAGGACAAGCTAGATTATTTTGCCATTTCCCAGCATTGCATTAATTGATGAATGCATTCCTCGATTTTTTCTAAGGGGATGCCTCCAAATCCTAACAGGAATGTTGGATACTTATATTCGATTGGTTCTATCAGATAATCGCTTAAAGGATAAATGGAGATGTGGCTTTTTGCTGCGATAGCTTTTAACTCATTTTCACTTTTTTGCAAGGGAAGGGAAATTAAAATATGCATCCCGGCTTGATCTCCAGTGATGATGACTTCAGGATAATCTGTTTTAAAGATATGGGTCAGTCTATCAAGTTTTTTACGGTAAATTTTCCGCATCCGATTTAAGTGTTTTGAAAAATAACCGTCTCTCATGAAGCTGGCTACTATATGCTGATCGAATCTAGGGACAGTTGCCGAATAATAACTGAATGTTTCCTTATATTTCTTCAGCAATGTGGAAGGCAAAAGAAAATAGGCCAATCGCAATGAGGGCATTAATGACTTGGTGAAGGTACTTAGATAAATCACCTTGTCGTTTTGGTCCATCCCGTGTAAGGCGGGAATGGGTTTACCGGTGTAACGAAACTCGCTGTCGTAATCATCTTCAATGATATAGCGAGTTTTACTTTTTGCTGCCCACTGCATTAACTGTGTTCTCCTTGTGGCGGAAAGAATCGCACCTGTCGGAAATTGATGAGAAGGTGTAATATAGACTACATTCGCCATTGTTTTTTCAAGCTGTTCCACTATCAATCCGTCTTCATCAACTGGAACAGGGATCGTTTTATTTTGCAATTGAATTCTTGGGCTTGCTGAATAGCCAGGATTTTCAAGGGCTATGGTTGAATCTTTTTCAAGCAACCGTAAAATCATGGGGAAGAGTTGTTCTGTTCCTGAACCAATCACAATTTGTTCTGGCTTACATACAATCCCTCGTGATTGATACAGGTATTTGGCTATTTCCGCCCGTAAAGTGTATTCCCCTTGTGGTTCTCCAATCTGTAGCAACTCCTTTGACGGTGTATCAAATAAATTTTTTGCATACTTTCTCCACTGGGAAAAAGGAAAGGAATCTGTATCGATTTTTCCAGGATGAAAGTCAATTCGGATCACTTCTTTCCCTGTATCCTCTATAGGCAACTCATCATGTTCTGTTTCAATATAAGGCAATTCATTTATATCCTCTACAAAAAAACCGATCCGTGGTTTTGAGACAATAAATCCCTCTGCAAGCAGCTGAGCATATGCCACTTCGATGGTTGTTTGGCTGATATTTAAGAAATCGGCCAATTTTTTTTTGGAGGGGAGTTGCGTTCCAACTCCAATTTGTTGGCTTAAAATAGCAGATTTGATTCCCATATAAAGCTGCTCATATAAGGGTTTTGTTGTGTTTTTATTCAATTCAAACATAAGCATATCCATTCGGGAACTATCCTTTCTGACCATGTTATTTTTATAAAAATTGACACTTTTTATATTGTCAGATTTTATTATACTAGTAATCATGAAGAAAAGGATATTCTTTTTTTAACTGAAAAACAAATACTCGAAGGAAGAGGAGAATATGCATGTATACGACTAAACAAAACAAAACGAGAATTCTGGTTCTCAATGCACTTTTTATTACTTTAACGTTTCTTGCTACAATGTTTATCAACATCAGGCTGCCATTGATGGGAAATGGGGGGCTAATCCATTTGGGTAACGTGCCGTTTTTGATTGCTGCATTTCTTTTTGGCAAGAAATCAGGTGCGATTGTAGGCGCTTTTGGAATGGCTTTATTCGATATTATGTCAGGCTGGACATTATGGGCTCCATTTACATTTATTATCGTTGGTACTATGGGATATATAGCTGGACTTATCGCGGAAAAGATGCCCGGCAAAAAGTCTTTTGTATATATACTGGCAGTTGCAGTTGCCATGATCATCAAAGTTGTCGGCTACTATTTTACAGAAGTGATCCTTTATGGCAACTGGATCCAGCCATTCGGTTCCGTGCCAGGTAATATCATGCAACTTGTCATCGCCGGCATCATCGTCGTGCCACTTACAAAAGGGTTTGAGCAACGGATTCTTAAGAGTGTCCATTAAGAGTGCCTGGCACCACAAAAAGACAAAAGGTATTAAAATGTCCTTTCTGAGAGGACATTTTAATACCTATAAATAGTGTGCCACTCATTAACCAATTTGTTTTGGTATTAGAAAAATTCATACAAGCCTTCGTCAAAATATCGAAATTCATCTATGGTAATCTGATAGTGTTTATAGCCTGCATAAAACGCTTCTTTAAACTTTTTATTATGAACAAAGCTTCTAATGGCCAATGCTTCATCATAGCGAGGATCACCAACTGTCATGCCAGCGACATCAATGAACTTTGTTGCAGCACCATTCACAACAAGAATATTGTCTGTTGTGCAATCTCCATGTATAATCGTTTGGTTTATTGGCGCTGGCTTGTTATTTTTCAACAAAGTGAGAAGTTCAATGGATCCTTCTGTCCATCCTTTTTTTACATAATACTCTGCTTTTAGGAGACGTTCAGATAGCCATTCATTTGCATAATGGAAAGGATCCAATATTTCTGTAGTATGCAGTTTATGTAAAAGTCGGCCAAAGCTTTGAACTAAAGCACATTTCTCTGTGTCTGTTTTTGCTTGGTTTAAAGCTGCCGTTAAGGTAATCCCTTGTTCATAGGACATGATTAAATGACTGCTGGCTTGTTCCTTTAAAAAACCATAGTAATACGGAACAGGAATAAATTCTTTCCCGATTAACTTTTCTAAAACACTTGCTTCTGTCTGTAGCCAATCGCGATATTTTTCTTCAAAAGCACTTTTTAGTATATAGGTGCCACTTCTAGTTTCCACTTGATAAACGGTTGAGGTACTGCCTTGTTCAGCAACAAGAGAAATAGATGGAAGTGATCCAATTATTTTCTCTAGTTGCTTTAGTGGTAACTTCAATTCATTCACCAGCTTTCTATTATTCTATTTTTCATGGTCGAGAAAAGAGCAAAAGAAGAATGCTTGATAAATAGGTCACTAGAATAATTTATAATAATATTATTATGTTAACTAGTGTTTTGAGGATATTTTTTCAAGCATAGCCGCCAAAATGATGGAAGAGTGCAATTATTTATTGCACTCTTTCATCATTATCCTTTTTGCGAAACATATTTAAAAGCAAGTCACAGATTAGATAGACAATGACAAATGCAATAAAAACGTTGTACCAAAGAGTATCAATGTTTGTTAAGATTAATAGAAGACCTAAACCAGTAATCAAAATTTTTATCAATAAATGTAACTTATTCATTATGAAACACTCCTAACCATTTTTTTTAATAAAAGTAACCTCGTTTAAAAAAATTAGTAGTAATAACTCTATCAAAGAAAAAACATAAAGAGCTAAAAATAAATCAAAGTAGAATTCTCCTTTAGGAATAAATTCCGTCTTATCTGTTAGCAATAATTGGAATAGAAAGAATATAAGCGTGACGAAAAGGAGTAATACATATATACATATCCAGTGATGATAAAAACTTATCTACCAGTTACTGCGCTAAATCCATAAATTTATAGGCAAAAAAATAATGATAAAAAAGAAAAGCTGTAAAAGAAAATCGATATCGTTCAAATAAAAGAACAAATACAAATGTAGGCAAAAAATAGCGGCATTTATTAGTAAGATGAGTACGTATGATTGCGTTTGCGGCAAATAAACATCTCCAGAAAAAATCTATTATAATTGGAAATCAAGGTTCATTCTAAAAAATTGAAGTAACAAAAGATAAGGACATTGCCGATAAGGCCGCTAATTTGAATGACTCCTTTTTTTAAGAAACCAAAGTTAATCCCAATGAGAGGAAGAAGCCAAAGGAGTATAATAGAAAGAGTATTGGGAATAGAGAAATCCATAAAAAATTCAAGGATATAAGCCATCAGCAATATAATAAAAATAACAAAAGATCCAACGCCAAAGAAAATCTGTATTATATCATCTCCTTTCCTATTTTGTTTAATATTACCATATTGTTGTTTTTTCGGAAATAGAAGAAAGCAAATGTCCTTATTTGATGGCTGTATTTGCAGCTTTTATAAAAATGAGAAGGAGCTTGATAGATAAATGCCTATATATTTCACCAACCAAACAATCGAAGTGGTAAATCGATTAAATAAAACTGGCTATTTAACTGGAAACGCAGAATTTGTAGATAAAGATTTTCTTCCTGCTTATAAATGGATGATAGAACAAATGAGTAAGAGGCTGAATCATAATGGTTCCTATCCTATTTGGGTGTGGACGACCAAACCAAATTTACAGAGGGAAGGAATTTTAATAGAGGAACAAAAGCTGTATGTTTAACAGTCGAGATACCAAAAAATCAAATTCTGTTTTCTGATTTTTATGCTTGGCATTGTGTGTTAAATAACGGTTTTTGCCCTATGACTGAGGAGGAAGATACTTTATTCGACGAGGGAAGATTAACGATTACAAAGGAACAAAGCTGGGAAAGAATTTTCGATTTAGCTAAATTGCGTAGCTCAGAAATGTGGAATAACGGGGACCAAGTTGTTCAAGGGGTGACACCCATAATCCAGAAAGAACAGATTGTAAATATAGAATATTTTATTGCAAAATAATAGTTTTATCGAAATAAAATCATGGATTAAAAAGAGGAATTAGCTTCATTCTATGGAATTTTTTAAATAACGTCATAGACTGGGAGAAAAAGATGAAAAATATATTAGTGCTAGGCGGCACCCGTTTTTTTGGAAGGAAGCTTGTGGAAATGCTTTTGAAAGAGGGACACCGTGTTACGATTCTGACTCGGGGGACAGTAAGTCATCCCTTTGGCAACGAAGTGAAACATATTATTGCTGATCGTTCTAGAAAGGAACAATTACAACATCATTTCGCAGGTCAAACCTATGATATTGTTTATGACAATATCTGTTATACGCCTAATGAAGCAAAAGACTTTTGTGAAGTATTTAATGGGAAAATTGGAAAGCTGGTGTTTACTTCCTCTTTATCTACTTATTCTGTAGATGGAAACGAAAAAAGGGAGGCAGATTTTCATCCATACAACTATCCTATACAACTTGAGAAGAACGAGTTTGTTTATGATGAAGGAAAGCGGCAGGCAGAAGCAGCATTTTTCCATTATGCAGATTTCCCCGTTGTTGCGGTAAGATTTCCAATTGTGTTAGGGGAAGATGATTACACGCGCCGCCTGCATTTTCATGTTGAGCGGATTCAACAGGATAGAATGATCGGCTTTGTTAATACGGAGGCAGAAATGTCCTTTATTCTTGCTTCGGAAGCGGCCGCATTTTTAAAGTGGGCAGGTTTTTCAGAGGTGGAAGGGCCATTTAATGCGACAGCAAATGGGAAGATTACAATGAAAAAATTAATCCATATAATCGAAAAGGTTACAGGGCATACTGCAAAAATTACCCTTGACGGAGATGAAGAAAATTTCTCTCCGTATGCTATTCCTGCATCATGGTATATGAATACGGAAAAGGCAGAAAAAGCAGGATTTACGTTTACGAATCTGGATGATTGGCTGCCAGCTTTGATTAAGAAGATTGCAAAAGATAATAAAAAATAATGCACTACTGAAAATTTACAAAACAGGATAAAAACGTACCGAAGAAGAAATCCTCCGAGAATAAGACCATATTTAGTGTATGTCTTATTCTCGAAGGATGTTTTTGTTGAAAGGAAAAAGGAGAAAAGAAATTAAAGGAAGATACCTATTATAAAATGGTCTGTTCCGATTGCTAACAACGGAATTATCAATAATAGAAAAAATTTAGTTGATAGGATAAGTCATATACAAAAGATAAATAGCTCTACAAAAGCAATTTTCGGGATACTAGCAGTTGCTTTGTCAACGCAAGAATAGATGTTTATATTTTATAACACTTCCCTCATCTGTAAATTTAACTAAATACAAATTGACATATCGCATTTTTTAGATATAATAAAAGACATGAAACCTATTGAAATCTTTAAAGCCTTATCAAATGAATCAAGGCTGCAAATTTTACACTGGCTAAAAGAACCTGAACGTCATTTTGTACCCCATGAAGGGATTGATATGAGAAAAACAGGGGTATGCGTTAGTCAAATAACAGAGCAATTAAAAATGACGCAATCGACAGCTTCTCAATACCTAAATATACTTTTGCGAGCTGGTTTGATTAAGACAGAGCGTATTGGAAAGTATACGTATTACAAAAGAGATGAAGAAGCAATAAAAAATATTGCAGCTATTTTGGAGCAAGAGATCTAAAGTAAATGTAACTGAATTCTCTCGGAGAATTCAGCTTTATTTACGCTAAACATATCGACATATCACGATATGTTTATAATTATGATTATCATATCGTCTTTTCTAGATATGTGAATATATTATACGAAGGAGAGATTATTTTGTCTAACACATTTAAAATTTATATTTTAGCACTTATTAGTTTTTTAGTTGGAACATCGGAGTATATTATCTCTGGTGTATTGGATAACATTGCAGATTCACTAGGAATTACTTTGGCGGCTGCAGGACAATTAATAACGATATTTTCACTTGTCTATGCAATCTTTACACCCATTCTTATGGCACTTACGTCAAGCATGGATAGACGAAAGCTTATAATCGTATCATTAGGCTTGTTTGTGATAGCAAACATACTTGCATTCTTATTGCCAGGTTACACGTTATTTGTTTTCTCAAGAATAATAATGGCACTAGGTGCTGGAATGGTAGTTGTTACAGCTCTGACTATCGCGGCAAAAATAGCACCTGATGGTAAACAAGGTAGTGCAATAGCTACTGTAGTCATGGGCTTTACAGCATCTTTAATCATTGGTGTTCCTCTAGGGCGAATTATTACAGATGCATTTGACTGGAAAGCAGTATTTGGCGGAATTGCGTTACTTGGATTATTAGCGATGATCATCATCTCATTTGTAATACCACCAACAAAAGGGGATGAACCGGTTCCATTAATACAACAACTTTCTCTACTAAAGGATCGAAAAGTAGCGATTGGTTTATCCATCACCTTCTTCTGGCTTGGCGGGTATTCAGTTGCTTATACCTATTTATCTCCTTACCTTTTGAACATTTCGGGTATCCATGAAAAATTATTAAGTGGTGTTCTGCTTATATTCGGAGTTGCTAGTTTATTCGGCTCGAAATTCGGTGGTTATAGTACAGACAAATGGGGTGTATCACGTACATTAATAGGTTCAATGCTACTACACATTGTTATGCTTATTCTTTTATCATTAATCACGCACATTTATGTTGGTGTTGTAATCATCCTAATATTGTGGTCCTTTGCTGCGTGGACATCAGCTCCAGCACAACAGTTCAATTTGGCAACCATAAAACCAGAATCATCAGGTGTGCTTCTAGGACTAAACCAGTCAATGATGCAATTATCGATGGCTGCAGGGGCAGGAATTGGTGGGATATTTGTAGAAAAAGTATCGCTAGGTTCCATAACCTGGGTAGGAGTACTTGGATTAGCTATAGCTATTTTTATGGTATTAAAGTCTTCGCGTGGCAGCTACATAAAAAGTTGAAAACAAGGTGAAAGGAACAAAAGATTTCAAGTATAATAGGTTTCTCTTTTAGAACACAAAAAGGAAAAGACAATCCAATTAGATATGTAATTAACATGAAAAACGACCGGATTTCTGTCTGGCCGTTTTTCATATCCTATATACGCCAACAATAAGAAATAAAATGGAATAGTAACGACTAATAAAAAATCATTATTTATAATATTGGCGTAGTTTGCAAGTGATTTGTCGCGGTTTGCTAGTTACAAGACATTATCGGGGAGGTATTATTAAACGGTACCATTTGTAAAGAAGGACACAATTACACTTAAAACCTACTAATGTAAATAGAGAAAGGA of Niallia circulans contains these proteins:
- a CDS encoding NAD-dependent epimerase/dehydratase family protein, whose amino-acid sequence is MKNILVLGGTRFFGRKLVEMLLKEGHRVTILTRGTVSHPFGNEVKHIIADRSRKEQLQHHFAGQTYDIVYDNICYTPNEAKDFCEVFNGKIGKLVFTSSLSTYSVDGNEKREADFHPYNYPIQLEKNEFVYDEGKRQAEAAFFHYADFPVVAVRFPIVLGEDDYTRRLHFHVERIQQDRMIGFVNTEAEMSFILASEAAAFLKWAGFSEVEGPFNATANGKITMKKLIHIIEKVTGHTAKITLDGDEENFSPYAIPASWYMNTEKAEKAGFTFTNLDDWLPALIKKIAKDNKK
- a CDS encoding PLP-dependent aminotransferase family protein translates to MDMLMFELNKNTTKPLYEQLYMGIKSAILSQQIGVGTQLPSKKKLADFLNISQTTIEVAYAQLLAEGFIVSKPRIGFFVEDINELPYIETEHDELPIEDTGKEVIRIDFHPGKIDTDSFPFSQWRKYAKNLFDTPSKELLQIGEPQGEYTLRAEIAKYLYQSRGIVCKPEQIVIGSGTEQLFPMILRLLEKDSTIALENPGYSASPRIQLQNKTIPVPVDEDGLIVEQLEKTMANVVYITPSHQFPTGAILSATRRTQLMQWAAKSKTRYIIEDDYDSEFRYTGKPIPALHGMDQNDKVIYLSTFTKSLMPSLRLAYFLLPSTLLKKYKETFSYYSATVPRFDQHIVASFMRDGYFSKHLNRMRKIYRKKLDRLTHIFKTDYPEVIITGDQAGMHILISLPLQKSENELKAIAAKSHISIYPLSDYLIEPIEYKYPTFLLGFGGIPLEKIEECIHQLMQCWEMAK
- a CDS encoding ECF transporter S component gives rise to the protein MYTTKQNKTRILVLNALFITLTFLATMFINIRLPLMGNGGLIHLGNVPFLIAAFLFGKKSGAIVGAFGMALFDIMSGWTLWAPFTFIIVGTMGYIAGLIAEKMPGKKSFVYILAVAVAMIIKVVGYYFTEVILYGNWIQPFGSVPGNIMQLVIAGIIVVPLTKGFEQRILKSVH
- a CDS encoding MFS transporter codes for the protein MSNTFKIYILALISFLVGTSEYIISGVLDNIADSLGITLAAAGQLITIFSLVYAIFTPILMALTSSMDRRKLIIVSLGLFVIANILAFLLPGYTLFVFSRIIMALGAGMVVVTALTIAAKIAPDGKQGSAIATVVMGFTASLIIGVPLGRIITDAFDWKAVFGGIALLGLLAMIIISFVIPPTKGDEPVPLIQQLSLLKDRKVAIGLSITFFWLGGYSVAYTYLSPYLLNISGIHEKLLSGVLLIFGVASLFGSKFGGYSTDKWGVSRTLIGSMLLHIVMLILLSLITHIYVGVVIILILWSFAAWTSAPAQQFNLATIKPESSGVLLGLNQSMMQLSMAAGAGIGGIFVEKVSLGSITWVGVLGLAIAIFMVLKSSRGSYIKS
- a CDS encoding ArsR/SmtB family transcription factor, with amino-acid sequence MKPIEIFKALSNESRLQILHWLKEPERHFVPHEGIDMRKTGVCVSQITEQLKMTQSTASQYLNILLRAGLIKTERIGKYTYYKRDEEAIKNIAAILEQEI
- a CDS encoding DUF3841 domain-containing protein, encoding MPIYFTNQTIEVVNRLNKTGYLTGNAEFVDKDFLPAYKWMIEQMSKRLNHNGSYPIWVWTTKPNLQREGILIEEQKLYV
- a CDS encoding aminoglycoside phosphotransferase family protein, producing the protein MNELKLPLKQLEKIIGSLPSISLVAEQGSTSTVYQVETRSGTYILKSAFEEKYRDWLQTEASVLEKLIGKEFIPVPYYYGFLKEQASSHLIMSYEQGITLTAALNQAKTDTEKCALVQSFGRLLHKLHTTEILDPFHYANEWLSERLLKAEYYVKKGWTEGSIELLTLLKNNKPAPINQTIIHGDCTTDNILVVNGAATKFIDVAGMTVGDPRYDEALAIRSFVHNKKFKEAFYAGYKHYQITIDEFRYFDEGLYEFF